The sequence TTCCATTATAAAGTTGGATATTCTTTATTTCCAAAATTGCCACCACTTTTTATTATTTAGTTTATCTATTACAGAATAAAGGATATTATTCTTTTCTATTAAGTCCTCTCTATCCTCTCTTAAATTTTTAGTTGTATTTTGAAGTATTTTTATATCATTAGAATATACTTGATTAGTTTTTTCTAATTCTACTTTCTCTTCTTGTAATACTTTAACTTTTTTTCTTTAGAATATCAACTTCAGTATCTAATCCTGGATTAACTAATTTGCCTTGAGAAATAGAGGCATAGTGTTTAGTTATTTCAACAAGAGCTTTTCTACACTCCTCTATAGATTTTAAATTTCTAGTAGTAATTACTTTTATTCCTAATCTTTCTTGAAGTTCAGTAATTTCAGATTTCAATATATCTCTTCTGTTATCCATAATTTCTCCTCTCATTTTTTATTTATTTTTGGGGTGTATTATCCCATAGTAAAAACTTACAAGTACAAGTATTCCTAACCCAATTTCATATAACCACCTCTTTAACTGGAAGTCTTAAGATTCTTTTCTTACTTTGTTTTTTCATCTTCTACCTCTACAAATACGACGCTGTTACCGTCTTTTCTGAATAGTATATCACACTCGGGTATAGCCCCGATTTTTTCTAATGCAACACATAACGACCCACTATAATTTTTAGAATGGTAAAATATACAACCTTTACAACTTGTGTCTGTTTCTGCCAATTTTACTATTATTTTTTTATTTCCCATTTTAAAAATTTTTCCTGCTTTTAAATTTTCAAACTCTTCATCTGTCATCTACTCTACCTCTATCCTCTCTAAGTTCCTCATCATTTTTCTTTTATACATTTTCTCAAGGTCTTCATCAGAGAAGTTATAAATCTCTTTCAGAAGTTGTAGGCAGATATAAACATCACATATCTCCTCTTTTATCTCCAATCTTCTCTCATAACCTCTCAAATCCTTGCAAAGTTCTTTCTGTAACTCTGATAATTCTTCAATTACTATCGTTTTGTTGACATCAACACTTTGACTATTTAATATCAAATTTATATTTGGATTATATTTAAGCATATATTCTCCCTTATGCAGTTTTAACTAAAGTTTTCTCAGCTGCCTTTTTTATTTTGTCATAATATTCAATTTTTAAAGCTTCTGTGAATATAGGATTTGAGCAAAATTCTATATAATTCTCAATCATAGTATCATACTCAATTCTCCCCTTCTCATAATCATCAAGAAGCATATTAGCTTTACCAGCTAATTTTTTTCTCAATTCTTTTTCTGTTAGAAGCTTTGTTTCACTAGTTCCAGCTTCCCAATTATCTCTAAGAGCTTTATATATGGCACCTTCTCCCCAAGCTTTTTGTTGAGCTGTGATAAGGACAGACTTTATTCTATCAAGATTTACTCTACCATTTCTTACTAACTCCATTATGTTTTTACAAGTGTCTATACTTATTCCATGACTTTGTAGAGCTGATTTAATTTGATAAATTGTATCTTTTTCTTTACTAGAACTATTTTCAACTGGACTACTACTGCTACTAGTAGAACTATCTTTAGAATCTTGGTCTATCTTATTTAGATTATCTAACTTAGTAGTAGTTATATTTATAGATGAATCTATTATAGATGAATCTTTGTCATGACAATTTGTCATTGGGTCAAATGATATTTTGTCATCTACCTCTAGACAATTTGTCATTTGTTCTGATGACTTTTTGTCATTTGAAGTATATTCAATTAATGAGTCATAAATTTCTCCTAAAGAAATATATAAATATCTTCCTAGTTTACCATTTCTTTGAGATAAAATTTTCTTTTTTAAAATATTCTTTTCAATAAGGGAATCTATTTTTCTAATAAGTGTTCTTTCAGTTCCTAAAATTGGTATTTGTTCTAATAAATATCCATAGGTACACCACATATATTTATCATCATCAAGCATTTTATATTCAAGTTTTTTACTATTACTTGTGTACATATCAGCTATTACTCTAAGTATTAAAGAGGATGACAAATCTATATCATATTCAATTAATTTTTCTTGAGAATATCCATTTATTGTATATTTCATTATTTATCACCTCTTATTTTTATAAAATCACTTTCTTTTTTAAAAGAATATTCTATAGTTAATGTTGTATCATCATTTTCTTTTGAATCTTTATTTAAAATAGGTTTTAATTTTGCTATATAATAAAGTTCTAAAATATGTGTATCTGTTAATGTCTTTGTTAGTTTATATTTTAAATAATATGCTTTTCTTTCCTTAACACTACTAGGAATTCTTTCATTTAAATTTCTGCTTTTTCCAATATAAATAAGATTTTTGTCTTGATCATATAAGAAATATAAACCATAAACTTGAACTAAATCTTCCATTTCTTTTATGAATTCTTCTGATACACTATAATCTTCTTCTTTGAAAATAGTTTTTATATCTCCAAAAATATTTAAATTTAGATTATATTTCTTTATTATTTTCCTTAAATTTACATCACAATAATAAACTTCACTTAATATTGAGATTATTTTTTCTCTATCTAAAGTATTATTTTGTTCAAATTTTAATATTGCCGTAAAACGATTTATTATTGCTTGACAAAGCATATCACCTTTTATAGCTTTATCTACAAAATATTCTAAGACCTTTTTATCCTCCTCTTCTAAATTAATATATTTATTACAAAAATTTAAAAAGTGAAATGGTGTTTGAAAATGAAAATTTTTTCCCATTTTAATTCCTCCTCTGAGGAGCTATGCCACTAGTTCCTCTTATTTTTATCTTATGCCTATCCACCATTCCCTAAGTCCTTTAGAACTAGTGGCTTGGAAATGATGAACAGATATAAAACAAAAACTGTCTTTGATTTTTTTATATTATTTTGTTATAATTAAAGTACCTAGAAACCCGTATAGGTACTTGATAAGTTGTTTGTTTAAGTTCAGAATGGAGGCTCTAATATTTTTATTAGAGCTTTTATTCTCCCTTGAACATGGCAGACAAATAATTTATCAAGGAGATACAGAAATGACTGTAACAATTCAAAATCTAACTATGAATCTTGATGGTGGAGTAATTCTTCTAGGTGGATTACTCATTCTCATTATTGTATGGTTAGTGAGAAAGTACAGATAATTCTGACCTCATACCCTACGGGGTCTTTTTTATTTATGGCAGTTTTACAGTTCTGCCAACTGTTATTTGATTTTATCTCTCCAAAAAGCTATAATATGTTTGCGACTATATTTATAGAAAGGAGGTAAAATCAATGATATTAAGAAAAGACAACTTGGATTCCTCACAAATAAAAGATATTGAGTATAATACCGAAAATCAAACTATGATTGTGAGATTTCAAGACCGTGTATTAAAAAGTGGTATAGTTAGAAAAGGAAAAAGATATTTATATAAAAATGTTCCACAAGAAATTTATGAAATAATTATTTCAGCTAAAACTAATCCTGAGTTTGAATTTTCTCATGGAAAGTGTTTTCATAAGTTAGTTAAAATTCATGAAGAATTATTTCCCTGCACTAAACTTGACTAATCTATAACCACTAATATAGTTGCTGGTCCTTCTAACTCAATAGCATCAGTTTTTAGGATCAGCTTCCATTTTTCATAAGGCTCTAAAAAATAAGTATTTACTCCACCTCGTTTAATTAATTCATCATAAAGTTCTTTTGTTGAATAAGAACTTAGATTATTTTTATTTTTCATTTAATCTCCTTACTAAAAATAAAAAAAAATTTATTAATAACATATTTCTTGCCTTTATTCCTCCAATAATATATACTTTAGGTATGGAGGTTGATATAATGACTTTATTTGAAAAATTCAAAGATAAAACACTTTTTATTACAGTTCAAAATGGAACTTTGTTTCCTACTTATAAGGGAACTATCCTTTCTCAAGTAGAAGATTTCATAGAATTTAAAACTGAGAACAATACTATTTGGATAAACCTTAAATATATTGTTAAGTTTATAGTAGTGGAGTAGAGAGCTTTTATAGCTCTCTATTTTAATTTGCTATTAAGATTAAATAATTTAATGAAACTATAACAAAAGTTCCAATTATTCCTAAAATAAAAGAAATTAATAAAATAAATAATATTTTATTCGTTCTTTTTTTCTTTTTAATAGAAATTTCAAGCTTTTCTATAGTTTTTTGATACTTAGTATTTTCTTTTTTATCTTCCACAGCTCCTCCTTTATACTTTTTGTATAAAAATTATTCAAAAAAAATTGATTTATCTACTTTTATAAAATTTGAAATCAAATTTAACTGATTTTTAGAAAATAATATTTTTCCTTCTTCAAATTTCTTACATTTGTAACTAAAATTTTGTTTTGATAAACCTAATATACTTGCAACTTCTTTACAAGTTTTTCCTTGCTTTTTTATTATATTTTTTAAAATCATTTTATCACCTATAAAAATTATACAAAAAGTATAAGAAAAGTCAAGATAATTTTTACAATTAAATATCAATAACATATAAAAAATTTTAAATTTTACTTTTTTTTTTAAATTTACTTGGTATAATATAAAGATAAATAGTTTTTTAAAAAGGAGGAAATATGAATTGCCTAGATTTATTTTCGGGTGCAGGGGGGCTAACAGAAGGTTTTGTAAGAGCTGGATATAATATTATTGCACATGTTGAAAAAGAATTTTCTGCTTCGTTAACTTTGAAAACAAGAATTGCATATCATTATTTAAAACAAACTAATCAATTAAAAATTTACTATAGTTATTTAAATGATGAAATTTCTAGAGAAAAATTATATTCTCATATTCCTTCTCAACTACTTGATAGTGTAATAAATGAAGAAATAAATGATGAAAGTATTAATGACATTTATAATAAAATAGATATTCTTAGAGGAAATAAAGAAATAGATATTATAATTGGAGGACCACCATGTCAAGCTTATTCACTTATAGGAAGAGCAGCTAGTAAATCTAAAATGGTAGGTGATTCTAGAAAATATTTATATAAGCAATATTTAAAGTTTTTGGAACGTTATAGACCAAAACTTTTTGTTTTTGAAAATGTAAGAGGTATGTTATCATCTAAAGATGAAAATGGAAATAATATATTTGAAAAAATAGTAATTGAAATGAAAGAGATTGGATATAATATTGATTATAAAATATTAGATGCAAAAGATTTTGGTGTTCCACAATCAAGAAAAAGAGTAATTATAATAGGATGGAAAAATGAATTAAATTTTAAATATCCAAATTTTGAAACTATAAAAAATGATATTACTATAAATCAATTATTTGCTGATTTACCAAAAATAAAAGCTGGAGAAAAAATTAATTTTAAAAAGATAGTTCCACAGATAGAAGTTTTATCAAAATTAAATTTATTAGATGATGATTTTAATATAATTTCTCAACATATATCTAGACCTAATAATATAAATGACTTAAAAATTTATAAAATAGCTGTGAATTTATTCAGTGAAGGGAAAACTTTAAAATATACGGATTTACCTTCTTCATTAATAAGTCATAAAAATTTAACTTCATTTTTAGATAGATTTAAGGTTGTTAATGGAAATGGAATAAGTCATACTATGGTTGCTCATATAGCTAAAGATGGACATTATTATATACACCCTGATATTAGACAAAATAGGTCGCTAACCGTAAGAGAAGCTGCTAGAATTCAAACATTTCCTGATAGTTATTATTTTGAAAATTCTAGAACTGCAGCTTTTACTCAAATAGGTAATGCAGTTCCACCATTAATGGCTAAAATAATAGCAGAAAAAATAAAAGAGGCTTTTTAAGCCTCTTATTTATGAATTTCTGGGATTCCTTGTCTACCATAATATTGAGAAAAATTAAAAATTATTTCTTTTAAAAATGTTTCATTCAAGCTACTTTCTCTGTCATAATATTCATTTATTTCAGTTATAGGTAGACATACTAAATCACTAAAATTAATTGCTTGTCCTTCTTCATTGTTTATTGGTAAATATTCATAATAATTTTTATAATTTTTAGATTGCAATAATTTTTTTATATTTTCTTTTTCTTTATTATTAGGATTATTATTTTGATAGATATCATCTATACTTTCTATACCAACAATTAAGACAGAATCTACTTTTCTTTTTCCATTTGCTCTTACTTCTAAATCACATGCAGGAGTTAGAACAATTCTTTTTTTTCCACTGCTTTTTTCAATTAAAATATCTCCTGTGGTTAATTCCTTT is a genomic window of Fusobacterium mortiferum ATCC 9817 containing:
- a CDS encoding nucleoside triphosphate pyrophosphohydrolase family protein → MLKYNPNINLILNSQSVDVNKTIVIEELSELQKELCKDLRGYERRLEIKEEICDVYICLQLLKEIYNFSDEDLEKMYKRKMMRNLERIEVE
- a CDS encoding GIY-YIG nuclease family protein — translated: MGKNFHFQTPFHFLNFCNKYINLEEEDKKVLEYFVDKAIKGDMLCQAIINRFTAILKFEQNNTLDREKIISILSEVYYCDVNLRKIIKKYNLNLNIFGDIKTIFKEEDYSVSEEFIKEMEDLVQVYGLYFLYDQDKNLIYIGKSRNLNERIPSSVKERKAYYLKYKLTKTLTDTHILELYYIAKLKPILNKDSKENDDTTLTIEYSFKKESDFIKIRGDK
- a CDS encoding KTSC domain-containing protein → MILRKDNLDSSQIKDIEYNTENQTMIVRFQDRVLKSGIVRKGKRYLYKNVPQEIYEIIISAKTNPEFEFSHGKCFHKLVKIHEELFPCTKLD
- a CDS encoding BC1881 family protein gives rise to the protein MKNKNNLSSYSTKELYDELIKRGGVNTYFLEPYEKWKLILKTDAIELEGPATILVVID
- a CDS encoding winged helix-turn-helix domain-containing protein: MILKNIIKKQGKTCKEVASILGLSKQNFSYKCKKFEEGKILFSKNQLNLISNFIKVDKSIFFE
- a CDS encoding DNA cytosine methyltransferase, whose product is MNCLDLFSGAGGLTEGFVRAGYNIIAHVEKEFSASLTLKTRIAYHYLKQTNQLKIYYSYLNDEISREKLYSHIPSQLLDSVINEEINDESINDIYNKIDILRGNKEIDIIIGGPPCQAYSLIGRAASKSKMVGDSRKYLYKQYLKFLERYRPKLFVFENVRGMLSSKDENGNNIFEKIVIEMKEIGYNIDYKILDAKDFGVPQSRKRVIIIGWKNELNFKYPNFETIKNDITINQLFADLPKIKAGEKINFKKIVPQIEVLSKLNLLDDDFNIISQHISRPNNINDLKIYKIAVNLFSEGKTLKYTDLPSSLISHKNLTSFLDRFKVVNGNGISHTMVAHIAKDGHYYIHPDIRQNRSLTVREAARIQTFPDSYYFENSRTAAFTQIGNAVPPLMAKIIAEKIKEAF